A window of the Verminephrobacter eiseniae EF01-2 genome harbors these coding sequences:
- the imm45 gene encoding Imm45 family immunity protein, producing the protein MNKWFTLAEYAHAAYGDEADIIWRGCVLRVPSVSPPDPTWYPDSVMGFIVVEAMPFGADPYGASGLLVASGDKAGLMHVIFPEESLPKGYVYGLSTAWLIANWKKWVYPRGNAESVLIRDPESILRMPAVKSQRWKNSSRQNRPHTMSNWRTLTTYGSDVIRRGCILRVPSVPPPEQEWDDAVGCLTWYPDPVVDFIVVDADSFEGRSGLLVASGHKSGLVPVVFPKESVLQSAGGLSTAWLIANWKKWVYPWGSAESVLVREPETILRMPAVKSPRRKS; encoded by the coding sequence ATGAACAAATGGTTCACTCTTGCGGAATACGCTCATGCGGCATACGGTGACGAAGCCGATATCATCTGGCGAGGCTGTGTCCTGCGGGTTCCTTCCGTATCCCCGCCAGACCCAACTTGGTATCCGGATTCGGTGATGGGCTTCATCGTGGTCGAGGCGATGCCGTTTGGGGCTGATCCTTACGGTGCTTCTGGCTTACTCGTTGCATCAGGCGATAAAGCAGGGTTGATGCATGTCATTTTTCCAGAGGAATCCCTGCCGAAGGGCTACGTTTACGGACTGAGTACCGCATGGCTCATTGCGAACTGGAAAAAGTGGGTTTATCCACGGGGAAATGCGGAATCGGTTCTCATTCGTGACCCTGAAAGCATATTGCGGATGCCTGCTGTAAAATCACAGCGTTGGAAAAACAGCAGCCGTCAAAACAGGCCTCACACAATGAGCAATTGGCGCACCTTGACGACCTACGGCAGCGATGTTATCCGGCGAGGCTGTATTCTGCGGGTTCCTTCCGTACCCCCGCCGGAGCAGGAATGGGACGACGCAGTTGGGTGCTTGACTTGGTATCCAGATCCGGTTGTTGACTTCATCGTGGTCGACGCGGACTCATTTGAAGGCAGGTCTGGCTTGCTCGTTGCCTCAGGCCACAAATCAGGGTTGGTGCCTGTCGTCTTTCCAAAGGAATCTGTGCTACAGAGCGCCGGTGGTCTGAGTACCGCGTGGCTCATTGCGAACTGGAAGAAGTGGGTTTATCCATGGGGAAGCGCAGAATCGGTTCTTGTCCGTGAGCCTGAAACCATATTGCGGATGCCTGCTGTAAAATCGCCACGCAGGAAATCTTGA
- the imm45 gene encoding Imm45 family immunity protein, giving the protein MNKWFTLAEYAHAAYGDEADIIWRGCVLRVPSVSPPDPTWYPDPVMGFIVVEAMPFGAEPHGVSGLLVASGHKAGLVHVIFPKESLPKGYVYGLSTAWLIANWKKWVYPRGNAESVLIREPETLLRMPAVKSQRWKTSSRQNRPHTMSNWRTLTTYGSDVVKRGCILRVPSASPPEQEWDDSVDVFTWYPDPVIDFIVVDADSFEGRSGLLVASGHKAGVVYVIFPKESIPEGDARGLSTAWLIANWKKWVYPWGSAESVLVRESETILRMPVTRSQRRP; this is encoded by the coding sequence ATGAACAAATGGTTCACTCTTGCGGAATACGCTCATGCGGCATACGGTGACGAAGCCGATATCATCTGGCGAGGCTGTGTCCTGCGGGTTCCTTCCGTATCCCCGCCAGACCCAACTTGGTATCCGGATCCGGTGATGGGCTTCATCGTGGTCGAGGCGATGCCGTTTGGGGCTGAACCTCACGGTGTTTCTGGCTTACTCGTTGCATCAGGCCATAAAGCAGGGTTGGTGCATGTCATTTTTCCAAAGGAATCCCTGCCGAAGGGCTACGTTTACGGACTGAGTACCGCATGGCTCATTGCGAACTGGAAAAAGTGGGTTTATCCACGGGGAAATGCGGAATCGGTTCTCATTCGTGAGCCTGAAACCCTATTGCGGATGCCTGCTGTAAAATCGCAGCGCTGGAAAACCAGCAGCCGTCAAAACAGGCCTCACACAATGAGCAATTGGCGCACCTTGACGACCTACGGCAGCGATGTTGTCAAGCGAGGCTGTATTCTGCGGGTTCCTTCCGCATCCCCGCCAGAGCAAGAATGGGACGATTCAGTTGATGTTTTCACTTGGTATCCGGACCCGGTTATTGACTTCATCGTAGTCGACGCGGACTCATTTGAAGGCAGGTCTGGCTTGCTCGTTGCCTCAGGCCACAAAGCAGGGGTGGTATATGTCATTTTTCCAAAGGAATCCATACCGGAAGGTGATGCCAGGGGTCTGAGTACCGCGTGGCTCATTGCGAATTGGAAGAAGTGGGTTTATCCATGGGGAAGCGCAGAATCGGTTCTTGTCCGTGAGTCGGAAACCATATTACGGATGCCTGTTACGAGATCACAACGCAGACCGTAG
- a CDS encoding Crp/Fnr family transcriptional regulator, which translates to MQQSANDTHCSNGTATPSAWIEVPHFGWEPLLAAGAPGVRLRKGQTLFSQGQAVQHVYVVEQGRVRLMLLSAAGHEKHLAIVGTRGMVGECSAFLDGRHSMTAMASSDVLVRQIGRQQLRDAMERDPGCLRQVLWLANMKLRIIANQNLLLSQATAAQRVLHHLVQLADTYGQAVDGGTLIGVAFTHQEMANITGLSRVMVSNVLIALHEQGLIGKSKLHCVIRDMQALRRRAAGS; encoded by the coding sequence ATGCAGCAAAGCGCGAACGACACCCATTGCAGCAACGGCACGGCAACCCCCTCCGCGTGGATCGAAGTGCCGCATTTCGGCTGGGAGCCGCTGCTGGCTGCGGGCGCACCCGGCGTGCGCTTGCGCAAGGGCCAGACACTGTTTTCGCAGGGCCAGGCAGTGCAGCATGTCTATGTGGTCGAGCAAGGGCGCGTGCGACTGATGCTGCTGTCGGCGGCCGGGCACGAAAAGCACCTGGCCATCGTCGGCACGCGCGGCATGGTCGGCGAATGCAGTGCCTTCCTCGACGGACGGCATTCGATGACGGCCATGGCCTCGTCGGACGTGCTGGTCAGGCAGATCGGTCGCCAGCAGTTGCGCGACGCCATGGAGCGCGACCCGGGCTGCCTGCGCCAGGTGCTCTGGCTGGCCAACATGAAGCTGCGCATCATCGCCAACCAGAACCTGCTGCTGAGCCAGGCCACGGCCGCGCAGCGCGTGCTGCACCACCTGGTGCAGTTGGCCGACACCTACGGCCAGGCGGTGGACGGCGGCACGTTGATCGGCGTCGCGTTCACGCACCAGGAGATGGCCAACATCACCGGCCTGAGCCGGGTCATGGTCTCGAACGTGCTGATAGCGCTGCACGAGCAAGGGCTGATCGGTAAAAGCAAGTTGCATTGCGTGATTCGGGACATGCAGGCACTGAGGCGACGCGCAGCCGGTTCGTGA
- a CDS encoding RHS repeat domain-containing protein produces the protein MTSVLHSGWPRLLARVALRLSFAVLGASAMAQTTITYFHNDIAGTPMMATNASGAVIWKESYLPYGQRQQLPNASAGNKLWFTGKPYDANTGLSYMGARYYMPLTGRFTGMDPKDLVPEQPHSFNRYAYANNNPNKYVDPDGKIAETVWDAFNLALGFQSLVDNARAGNWANAAIDLAGITLDAAATTVPGVPGGASTGIKAYREAAEPKGAARAFHASLRNLHHNERIARIRSKLAEVAKNNGWKKNSRLSRMNKRDVYDAPDGIKYSVDTYHGTFEKIDRHGNHMGEYNIDMELIPHSLDRSGRHNLRK, from the coding sequence ATGACAAGCGTATTGCACTCCGGCTGGCCCCGCCTTCTGGCCCGCGTGGCTCTGCGGCTGAGTTTTGCAGTTCTTGGGGCCAGCGCGATGGCGCAGACCACCATCACGTATTTTCACAACGACATTGCCGGCACGCCGATGATGGCGACCAATGCCAGCGGCGCCGTGATCTGGAAAGAAAGCTACCTGCCCTATGGGCAACGGCAGCAGTTGCCCAACGCCAGCGCCGGCAACAAACTGTGGTTTACGGGCAAACCCTATGATGCCAACACCGGGCTGTCATACATGGGAGCCCGCTATTACATGCCGTTGACCGGGCGCTTTACCGGCATGGACCCCAAAGACCTGGTGCCAGAGCAGCCGCACAGCTTCAATCGCTATGCATATGCAAACAACAATCCCAACAAATATGTAGACCCCGACGGCAAGATTGCCGAGACGGTGTGGGATGCCTTTAATCTGGCCCTGGGTTTTCAAAGCCTCGTCGACAATGCCCGTGCCGGTAACTGGGCCAATGCGGCTATCGATCTCGCTGGAATAACCCTGGATGCTGCGGCCACCACAGTGCCTGGAGTGCCGGGTGGGGCTTCTACAGGGATCAAGGCCTATCGGGAGGCTGCAGAGCCCAAAGGGGCGGCACGGGCATTCCATGCTTCGCTCAGAAATTTGCATCATAACGAGCGCATAGCAAGAATCCGGTCGAAACTTGCTGAGGTGGCAAAAAACAATGGATGGAAAAAGAATTCGCGTCTTTCACGAATGAACAAACGCGATGTATATGATGCTCCTGATGGTATTAAGTATTCTGTGGATACATACCATGGCACATTTGAAAAGATAGATCGACACGGCAATCACATGGGCGAGTATAATATCGACATGGAACTTATTCCACACTCCCTCGACCGAAGTGGCAGACATAATTTGAGGAAATGA
- the imm45 gene encoding Imm45 family immunity protein: MNKWLTLAEYAHAACGDEADIIRRGCVLRVPSVSPPDPTWYPDPVMGFIVVEAMPFGAEPYGVSGLLVASGHKAGLMHVIFPKESLPKGYVYGLSTAWLIANWKKWVYPRGNAESVLIRDPETLLRMPAVKSQRWKTSSRQNRPHTMSNWRTLTTYGSDVIRRGCILRVPSVPPPEQEWDDAVGCLTWYPDPVVDFIVVDAESFEGRSGLLVASGHKSGLVPVVFPKESVLQSAGGLSTAWLIANWQKWVYPWGSAESVLVREPETILRMPVTKSQRRP; the protein is encoded by the coding sequence ATGAACAAATGGCTCACTCTTGCGGAATACGCTCATGCGGCATGCGGTGACGAAGCCGATATCATCAGGCGAGGCTGTGTCTTGCGGGTTCCTTCCGTATCCCCGCCAGACCCAACTTGGTATCCGGATCCGGTGATGGGCTTCATCGTGGTCGAGGCGATGCCGTTTGGGGCTGAACCTTACGGTGTTTCTGGCTTACTCGTTGCATCAGGCCATAAAGCAGGGTTGATGCATGTCATTTTTCCAAAGGAATCCCTGCCGAAGGGCTACGTTTACGGACTGAGTACCGCATGGCTCATTGCGAACTGGAAAAAGTGGGTTTATCCACGGGGAAATGCGGAATCGGTTCTCATTCGTGACCCTGAAACCCTATTGCGGATGCCTGCTGTAAAATCGCAGCGCTGGAAAACCAGCAGCCGTCAAAACAGGCCTCACACAATGAGCAATTGGCGCACCTTGACGACCTACGGCAGCGATGTTATCCGGCGAGGCTGTATTCTGCGGGTTCCTTCCGTACCCCCGCCGGAGCAGGAATGGGACGACGCAGTTGGGTGCTTGACTTGGTATCCAGATCCGGTTGTTGACTTCATCGTGGTCGATGCGGAATCATTTGAAGGCAGGTCTGGCTTGCTCGTTGCCTCAGGCCACAAATCAGGATTGGTGCCTGTCGTCTTTCCAAAGGAATCTGTGCTACAGAGCGCAGGTGGTCTGAGTACCGCGTGGCTCATTGCGAACTGGCAGAAGTGGGTTTATCCATGGGGAAGCGCAGAATCGGTTCTTGTCCGTGAGCCTGAAACCATATTACGGATGCCTGTTACGAAATCACAACGCAGGCCGTAG
- the ruvC gene encoding crossover junction endodeoxyribonuclease RuvC, whose amino-acid sequence MRILGIDPGLQTTGFGVVDIDGQQLRYVASGTIRTTSLALGDLPGRLKILFDGITELAARYQPDAAAVEIVFVNVNPQSTLLLGQARGACITALVASHLPVAEYTALQMKKAVVGHGRAAKSQVQEMVRRLLHLPALPGTDAADGLGLAITHAHVGPAMGRLGAATPLNRRQHAMYKGGRSY is encoded by the coding sequence ATGCGCATTCTTGGCATCGACCCGGGGCTTCAGACCACCGGCTTTGGCGTGGTGGACATCGACGGCCAGCAACTGCGCTATGTGGCCAGCGGCACCATACGCACCACCTCGCTGGCGCTGGGCGACCTGCCCGGGCGCCTGAAGATACTGTTCGACGGGATCACCGAGCTGGCGGCGCGCTACCAGCCCGATGCGGCCGCTGTCGAAATCGTGTTCGTCAACGTCAATCCGCAATCGACCCTGCTGCTGGGCCAGGCGCGCGGGGCCTGTATCACGGCCTTGGTGGCCAGCCACTTGCCGGTGGCCGAGTACACCGCGCTGCAAATGAAAAAAGCCGTGGTCGGCCATGGCCGCGCGGCCAAGAGCCAAGTGCAGGAGATGGTGCGCCGTCTGCTGCACCTGCCTGCGCTGCCCGGCACCGATGCGGCCGACGGCCTGGGGCTGGCCATCACCCACGCCCATGTCGGCCCTGCCATGGGCCGCCTGGGCGCGGCCACCCCGTTGAACCGCCGCCAGCATGCGATGTACAAGGGCGGGCGCAGTTATTGA